Below is a window of Gemmatimonadaceae bacterium DNA.
CGTGGGTCGGGACATCCGCTTGCCTTTCCATGGTCCCGCGATGTCACCGACAACCATACCACAGGAGGATTTTATGTATCGCGCGGATCGATTTTCACGAGTCAATAACTCAGGCCACACTCCCTTCATCGTGACGACGGTCGCACTGTCGATCGTTGCGATCGCCAGCGCGTGCTTCTCGCGCGGAGAGAAGCAGAAGGTCGATACGACCGCGTCGGCTGCGCCTGCCGTCGTCACGCCCGCGGTGTCGCCGGGCGACGTCGACTCGGTGCGGACAGAACCGCCCGTCGTGACGTTCGCTTCGGCGCAGACCTCGTACACGCAGCGGAAGTACGGCGAGGCGGAGCAGTCGTTCGGCGTCTACGTCGAGGGTCATCCCGACAATGCCTTCGGCTATTACATGCTCGGCTTGTCGGCGTGGAAGAACGGTGATCTGGATCGCGCGAAGGAGGCGCTGGAGCACTCGGTCGCGCTCGATTCGACGAACGTTAAGACTTTGCTAAACCTCGGCCGCGTGCTACTCGATCAGGGCCGCCCGGACGACGCCCTGGTGCGGATCGAGTCGGCGGTCGCACTCGACTCGGAATCCGCCGAGGTGCATCGGATGAGGGGACGAGTCGAGAGCGCGCTTGGCCATCGCGATTCCGCGGAGGCGTCATATCGGCTCGCGCTGTCGATCGAACCGAATGACAGCTGGTCGATGAACAATCTCGGGCTCCTGCTCATCGACGAGGGTCGTTATGACGAAGCGCTGATGCCACTCGCACGTGCCGTGGAGCTTCGCCCCGCGGCGCCGTCGTTTGCGAACAACCTCGGCGTGGCGCTCGAGCGAACAGGTCACCCCGGTTCGGCGGCGCTCGCGTACCAATCCGCGCTGGCGGCGGACAGCACATACGCGAAGGCACAGACGAGTCTCGAACGCGTGTATGGAATGGAAGACGAAATGCCGATCGACGTCTCGCAATTGGCCGCGCAGTTCAAGGAGGACCTGGAGAGAGCATCGCAGGTGCGGCTCTCGGCGAAGACGGCAGTGGTGAAGTCGGAGCCGTGAAGTCGATGATGGACGCGAGCGAGGCGCCACTACGAAAAGGGGCACAGAGGAGATCATCCTCTGTGCCCCGCGTCCTTTCGTTTCGGTAGGGCCGGGAGCATCGTGCATCCGCTTCGTCGGGCTAGAAGTTCGGACGAAGTACTCACTACTGGACTTCGTCAAGCGTTGGGTCAATCGTAGAATCACCGCCACCGAAACCGGGCCCTGCGTGCATATCACCGACCAGCTCAACGCCGAACTGGCGCCTCGATACGAAATCGAACAGCAAGTCGGGGAGGGCGGCATGGCAATCGTGTACCGTGCCCGCGATCTCCGTCACAACCGTGCTGTCGCGGTCAAGGTCCTGAAGCGCGAGCTCGGCGCACTGCTCGGCACCGAGCGCTTTCTTGCGGAGATCGCGGTCACCGCGAGCCTCCAGCATCCGCACTTGCTCCCGTTGTTCGACTCGGGTGAAGTGGACGGCTTGCTGTATTACGTGATGCCATATGTCGAAGGTGAGACGCTGCGCGCCCGGCTGGCGCGCGAACACCAACTGCCGGTCGACGAAGCCGTCCGTCTCGCGCGCGGTGTCGCGAGTGCGCTGGATTACGCACACAAGCGGGGCGTGATTCATCGCGACCTCAAGCCTGAGAACATCCTGCTGCACGGCGACGAACCACTGGTGAGCGATTTCGGCATCGCGTTGGCGGTGTCGAACGCGGCCGGAGAGCGCATCACCCAATCCGGCATAACGCTCGGCACACCGCAGTACATGAGTCCCGAGCAGGCGTCCGGCGATCACCGAATCGATGCACGTAGCGATGTGTATTCGCTTGGTGCCGTGCTCTATGAGATGCTTGCCGGTGAACCGCCACACACCGGACCGACACCGCAGTCGATCATCGCAAAGATCGTCGCAGAGGATCCGAAACCTGTTTCGGCATCGCGCAAAGCTGTCTCGCCGGAAGTCGATGCGGCCGTCGAGCGCGCTCTGGCGAAGCTGCCTGCGGACCGCTTCGCCACCGCGGGCGACTTCGCGGCGGCGCTCGGCGAGTCGACAACAAGGCGCTACCGGTCGACTGACCAGGCGCCGAGGTTATTCCCTTCGCTGTTCAACCGAAGCTCCTCGCGGCGATCGTAACCGCTGCCATCACCGGAGGGTTATTCACCTACGCCCTCATTGCGACGATGGGCGCACGCGTCGGGCTGACGGACTGGGGGACCGGGTCTGGGCGGGGCGTCGCTGCTTTTGCTACGTCGAGAACGATTGTCTCGCAGCTCACGAACTACGACGGTAACGAGACGGGTGGCGCCATTGCTCCCGACGGACGCTCATTTGTCTTCGTCTCTAATCGCAGCGGCCAGCCCGACATTTGGAGACGCCAGATCTCAGGCGGAGAGCCTGTCAGGTTAACCAACGACGACGCGATCGAGTCCGACCTCGTCTTTGCTCAGGACGGCGAATCGCTCTACTACACGCGCTCAGCCGGAGCAGACGTCTTGATCTGGCGAATTGGCGCGTTGGGCGGCCAGCCTCGCAAGGTGATCGGCGAGGCCAGCGCGCCATCACCATCCGCCGACGGGCGACGTCTCGCTTGGTTCGCACCGATCCCAGGCGGCTCTTTTTCATTGATGGTGGGCACCGTCGACGGCACCGGAGCACGCACGCTTGTGAAGAACGTTCAGGACATCAGCCGCGCGAGCTGGTCGCCCGATGGTACGTTGCTCGCGTACTCCTCCGGTGGACTATTTGCGCCGAGCAATCTGTTCGTGGTCGGCGTCATCGATGGTGTAAGACGACAGGTCACCCACTTCGAACGAGGTCTCGAGGGGCCGCGCACGCAGGCATGGCTACCCGATAACCATCACCTCGTGATCTCGTACTTCGCGTCCACGCAGCCTCAGGGCGCGGCCGATCTCGGCATAGTGGACGCTCGGACCGGATTGATCGTGCGCGTCACGACAAACGTGGCCGAAGGCTTTGACGCGCCAAGTCTGTCCGCTGATGCGACGCGCTTGATCGTGACGATGCGAGAAGTGTGGCGAGTGCCTTACGGCTCAGACCCAATCGCCAACGGCCGCAACGCAGTGCGGCTTCTCGATGCCTCGCTTGACCCGATGTGGACGTTCGTAACGCGTGACGGGCGCACGCTGCTCTTCAACAATGCTCTAGTTGGAAGCCGCAATCTCTGGATCATGTCTCTCGACGGCAACGCCCAACCTCGCCAGATCACGTTCATGGGCGGCAATGCTGTGATGCACTCGTCGCTCTCGCCAGACGGTACGGCCGTCGCGTTTGCGTCGACGACTGCGGGTACCTCTGACATCTGGCTACAGAACGTGGATGGATCGGATCTCCGACAGCTAACCAACGACAGTGCTGCCGACGCGTGGCCCGTGTGGTCGCCTGACGGACGGTCAATCATCTTCGGCTCGCTTCGCGATGGAGCCTGGCTCACCCGGCGTATTTCACCCACGGGAGGAGCGCCGGAGAAGGTCGTGGATGGATTCTTTCGAGGAGATTGGATCACCCGACCTGATCGCACGGGAACCTGGATCGTCACATCTATGCAGGGCGGTGGGCTCAGACTTCTCGATGGGGAACGGCACACGGTCGTCTGGCAGGACGCGATGCCCGGAAATGCGCTGCCCATGTTTAGTCCGGACGGCAAAGCCATCAGTATCCCGTATCGAGAGACGCGCGATCGTGACGCGATCTGGGTGTACGACGTGGCGACCGGCGCCAAACGCGTGGCTGTTCGATTCCCGCATCAGTTCCACATCAGCTTTCGCGCGAATTGGGTCGATAACGGCCGAGCCTTCGTGGTCAATCGATTTGAGAGCACGTCCCACATCGTTCTGTTCGATCGCTTCTGGCTCGAGAGTGGCGACGCAGCAAAGAGGTGAGCAACGTCCGCCGCTCCCAGCTCAACTTCAAGCGTTAGGCGGCCACGGACTCCGTCGAATGTTTCTGTATCCTGCGACGCCGATGTTCAGAGTACTGACACGAGTCATCGCCGACGCAGCGGTCGTCGCGATCGTATTGTTCGTTGCGGCCGGTACGCTCGCGTGGCAACGAGCTTGGCTAGTCCTCGCCGTGCTGCTCGTCGTCAGGACTATGAGCGCCATCGCAGTGTTCCGCGTCAATCCCGCGCTGCTCACTGAGCGCGCCACGGTGCTGATCCATCGACATCAGCCCTGGATCGACAGGCTGATTCTGCTCGCGTTCATGGGGACTGCGTTCGTGGGAGTGCCAGCTGTTGCGGCGCGCGATGCATTCCACTGGCACGTGCTACCGAGTCCACCGCGCGTGCTGGCCAATATAGGGCTCGTCCTGTTCGTCCTTGGTTGGACGATCATCGCCGCTGCTCTTCGCGAGAACCCCTTCGCAGTCACTGTCGTGCGCCTTCAGAACAAGCGACAGCATACGGTGGTCGCCAGCGGGATCTACAGCGTCGTGCGTCACCCGATGTATGCCGGAAATCCATTGGTGAATGTGGGTCTGAGTTTTTGGCTGGGATCGTATACCGCGGCGCTGTTCGCCGCGATTCCGCTCGGGCTCTTGATCGTAAGGATTGGACTCGAGGAGCGTTTTCTGCGACGCGAATTGCCGGGCTATCCTGAGTATGCGGCGCGCGTGCCATATCGGCTGCTGCCCGGCCTATGGTAACGGACCCAGGTAAGTCGCACACGTGCCGCGAGATGAAGGGCGGCCGCACGGAGTGGGAGTGCTGAGAACTTCCTAATCGCCGCCCGGGCCCACTATGACCCACCCTTTTCGCACTCGGATCGTCGGCCTCCTCGCGCTCGTCGCCGCATGCACCGCGCGCGACCGAGCGCCGACGCTCAGCGGCGATTGGGACGCGTACGTCGCCCTCGGCTCCGTTCCGCGCGGCGGCTTCGAGGGCTGGCGCCGCATGGGCTTCGCGCACTTCGCGGGCGCGGATTCCGGCTTCGTCGGTGCGATCCGCCGGCGCACGGGTGAGCCCATGCTCGCGGTTGAGCGCGTCAGCGTGCGTAACGATTCCCTGCTCCTCACCGACGACGCCACACACGCGCTGAGCGCGGCGTGGCATCATGATACCCTCTCGGGCGTTATGCTCGCCGACGGCAAGCCGGCGGGACGCCGGATCCGCCTCGTGCGCCGCGTCACCGCCTTCGTGCCC
It encodes the following:
- a CDS encoding tetratricopeptide repeat protein, yielding MSPTTIPQEDFMYRADRFSRVNNSGHTPFIVTTVALSIVAIASACFSRGEKQKVDTTASAAPAVVTPAVSPGDVDSVRTEPPVVTFASAQTSYTQRKYGEAEQSFGVYVEGHPDNAFGYYMLGLSAWKNGDLDRAKEALEHSVALDSTNVKTLLNLGRVLLDQGRPDDALVRIESAVALDSESAEVHRMRGRVESALGHRDSAEASYRLALSIEPNDSWSMNNLGLLLIDEGRYDEALMPLARAVELRPAAPSFANNLGVALERTGHPGSAALAYQSALAADSTYAKAQTSLERVYGMEDEMPIDVSQLAAQFKEDLERASQVRLSAKTAVVKSEP
- a CDS encoding serine/threonine-protein kinase, whose product is MHITDQLNAELAPRYEIEQQVGEGGMAIVYRARDLRHNRAVAVKVLKRELGALLGTERFLAEIAVTASLQHPHLLPLFDSGEVDGLLYYVMPYVEGETLRARLAREHQLPVDEAVRLARGVASALDYAHKRGVIHRDLKPENILLHGDEPLVSDFGIALAVSNAAGERITQSGITLGTPQYMSPEQASGDHRIDARSDVYSLGAVLYEMLAGEPPHTGPTPQSIIAKIVAEDPKPVSASRKAVSPEVDAAVERALAKLPADRFATAGDFAAALGESTTRRYRSTDQAPRLFPSLFNRSSSRRS
- a CDS encoding isoprenylcysteine carboxylmethyltransferase family protein; this translates as MFLYPATPMFRVLTRVIADAAVVAIVLFVAAGTLAWQRAWLVLAVLLVVRTMSAIAVFRVNPALLTERATVLIHRHQPWIDRLILLAFMGTAFVGVPAVAARDAFHWHVLPSPPRVLANIGLVLFVLGWTIIAAALRENPFAVTVVRLQNKRQHTVVASGIYSVVRHPMYAGNPLVNVGLSFWLGSYTAALFAAIPLGLLIVRIGLEERFLRRELPGYPEYAARVPYRLLPGLW